The window gtgtttaatgtgttaaaaatgtgttaaatgtgtcaaaaacgttttaaatgtatcaaaaacgtgaaaacgtgttaaatgtgttaaaaacatgttaaaaacgtgttaaacgtgccaaatatgtgaaaaacttgttaaacgtgtcaaaacgtgcaaaatgttcaaaaatgtgaaaaacgtgttaaacgtgtcaaaacgtgttagaagcatgaaaaacgtgttaaacgtgtcaaggacgtgaaaaactgttaaatgtgtcaaaaacgtcttaaacgtgccaaaaacgtgttaaacgtgccaaaaacgtgttcaacgtgccaaaaacatgttaatgtgtgaaaacgtgttaaacctgTTTAAtttgtgaaaaacgtgttaaacatgtcaaaaacgtgaaaaatgtgttaatttggaattacaattccgacctaaaaaaattggaattgagaactctcaaattacactatattgaatatctggaattctaattccaattcttaatattaaagtgtgtctaacaaacataagaattggaattggatcctccaattccaattctaattccattGCCAATTTCAGGGTTATCAAATTGCTCAGATAGTCGCAGGGACATGATTTTGCATAAAATTGGGTGATTCAATCGTCTCACGGAAAACCAAAAAACAAACAACTATTTCGAAGTCAAGTGCTGAAGTAGAGTATTGCAGTTTAGCTTCTTCGGTATGTGAGCTTGTTTGGATTTCATATATACTAGTTGATttgaaagaaattattaaacTGCCAATTACGATGTGGTGTGATAACCAAGCATCAATTCACATTACCCAAAATCCTGTTTTTTCatgaaagaacaaaacatttagAAATCGATTGTCACATTATAAAGGATAAATTCAAAGAGGGTTTATTGTACCAAAATACATTTATTCTCAACATTAGCTTGCTGATTTTTTACAAAGGCCCTTGATCCTGTTCGATTTCGAATGTTGTTTGTTAAGTTAAACCTCAAGGATGTTCACCTTGAAGGAGAGTGTtaaatgtatgatttatgtttacataggtatgtttatgtttatttagTCGGTAActaaattatgtttgattataatttataaattgacaCTGTTATTGTAAATGTTTGTTGTTAAGTTATAAAGcaaacattaattaaatatttagtttatacaTCAACTAAAACAATAGTGATCAATGTaatattttgacatatataCTAAAATCTTGAAAAAGATTTCTCCTCAAATTCGCACCACCATTCCTTCAATCCCTCTAATTCCACATTTCCCTAAACCACTTAATTCGAATTAAGATATTTCATTCTTTCATCCTCAAATTCGCACCACAATTTCATCAATCTCTCGTGTGTCTGGTAAccttggaattggcattggaattggagggtccaattccaattcttatgtttggtaGACACtctaatattaagaattggaattcgaattagaattccaatggaattcaatatagtgtaattttatagttctcaattccaatctttttaggttGGAATTGTAATTGatttcacacgtttttacatgtttaatacgttttaacACACACTTAACTCGTTtaggcacgtttaacacgtttttgacatgtttaacacgtttaacacatttttcacatgtttaacacgttttttgcacgtttaacaagtttttcacgttttttgcacgtttactacgtttttcacatgtttaacacgttttttgcacgttcacacgtttttggtatatttttgttatgtttaacatgtttttacatgtttaacacgttaaacacatttttggcacgtttaatatgtttttgacattttaacatgtttttcatgtttttttgacacgtttaccacattttatacacttttcatgtttttgacacatttaacacgttttttatgttttggcacgtttttcacgctttggcacatttaacacgtttttgacatgtttcacaTATTTTcgcgttttgacacatttttggcatgtttaacacgtttttcacatatttggaaagtttataacacgtttttgacacatttaacacgttttcacgtttttgacacgttaaacatgttttcacacattaaacacatttattatgttttggcacgtttaacacattttttcacatgtttaacattcttcacgtttttggcgcatttgatatttttgacatgtttaacacatttaacacgttttcatgtttttggcacgtttaacacattttggcatgtttaacacgttttgacacgtttaacacacttgtgacacatttaatattttcggtctgtttaatgaattaatttaattttaaaaattaacaagaTTTACTATATTCAAGactttatttagtatgaatgatttaaatattatttaaataatttttattactctcacatattatttcttcaactaatttagtgattgaaatattaaaataatataaaaaaatcaaaattatgttaaatggataaaaaaaatgtataataatgtcaaagacATATTAGACGgagcaaaaaataaattaaacgaaccgaaatttttaaatgttttaaaagtatgttaaacgggccaaaacgtgtcaaacatgtcaaaaacgtattaaacgtgctaaaatgTGTCAAAAGTGCCAAGACATGTCAAAAGTGCCAagacgtgttaaatgtgtcgttaaacatgtcaaaacttgttaaaagtgccaaaatgtgttaaatatgccaaaaatgtattaaacgtgccaaaaaaagGGTGAAAActtgtcaaatgtgttaaacgtactaaaaacgtattaaatgtgccaaaatgtgttaaacgtgttaagatgTCAAatatgtgttaaacatgtcaaaaacgtgccaaaacgtgaaaacgtgttaaatgtgccaaaatatgttcaatgtgttaaaaatatgttaaacgtgtcaaaaatgtgttagacttgtcaaaatgtgttaaacgtgccaaaaaattgttaaatatgttaaaaacgtattaaacatgccaaaaatgtataaaacgtgttaaacgtgccaaaaatgtaaaaaaacaagttaaacgtgtgaaaaccgtgttaaacatgtgaaaacatgttaaatgtgtcaaaaatatgttaaacgtgttaaacttgtcaaaacgtgtgaaaaaatgttaaacatattaaaatgtcaaaacgtgttaaacatgccaaaaacgtgaaaaacatgttaaacatgtgttttaagtgtgaaaatgtgttaaacatgtcaaaaacgtgtttaaacttgccaaaaacatgaaaaacgtgttgaacgtgttaaatatgtcaaaaacgtgttaaacatgtcaaaatcgtgttaaacgtgccaaaaacgtgttagattgTAATGGAAATTAACGTAgtaaaaataaagagaatataTTGAAGTGGAAGATGGTTAGTTTATATtgagattgaattacaattctataattttttcaaacataggaattgacattgaattacaattttataatttttctaaacataataattgaattgtaattcaatgccaaatCTAAAGGAATTGAAATTGAGATTCCAATTCCACTATccaaatataattgaaattcatATATTTCATCATATCTTACTTATCCTTGAAGGATTCCATTATTAACGATCCtcctaatttctttaaatttgaattcacaTATTTCATTATATCTTATCTTTCAAAACCTTCAAAAATTTCATTCTCAAATTTGCACCATCATCATCATTCCCTCAAACCCTCTAATTCCAATTCTCATTGTTAATACCACCATCAAATTCGCACCATTATTCCCTCAATCCTTCTAATTCGCATTATTAACAACACCGTCAAATTCACaccataatttttattatacatatcaTTTATTATACTCATGCCCATTAATTTAGAAtcgaattgaatttaaatttaaatgattcattttGTTTAACAAAAAGTTTCAAATAATTGTGAACAACAATTCGCTAACTTTTAGCAATGAAGGATTAAGcgttataatataaaaagtataaaagGTTCTCTCATgagataaagaaaagaaaaaagaaaaaggggTCTCACAATAAAAGAGTTCTCGATGATAAAATtggcatttttttttaaaaaaaaattcctcATAAACAATACCATTAACATCTGCAACTGCTATCAATTGAAGCACACAGTATATATAAgtaaggatggcaatttgaaatcGCCctgcgaaaaccgaaccgaattgccccgtttgggacggtttttccccgaaaccgaacaagaatggggcggggatggtatttgtgtcccccgccccgatttcaccccgttttcaccccgattctgccccgaataccataaacataattaaatatattaaatcgccaatatatttaattatttactatattttataagagtattaaaattatttctttataataatataaaattttaatatattacaatatatattatattaaaaaattcgtttatataattttattgtataatttttatttatttttttaaaataaaaattaatagcggtgccccgcgggattccccgaaaccgaaaaaaatcgaacggggcggggatggtattaaaaaaatcctcgaaattaaaacggtgcggggatggtaattatattccccgccccgaaccgccccattgccatccctataTATAAGTCATTATCCATGATGAAAAGAGAAACAAAAATGAAGGATGCGGCCACCTGCCGTTGCTCATCTCACTTAGCTGTAAGCCCACAAGCAATTCGAATATCCCATCTCCATGCAAACATGAAACATGGCATCAAAACTGCATGCAATCATCATCCAATACTCCCCCTCCCCCTTATAAATTCCCCATCTCTCTTCCCTTAATTCTCATCCAACAATTAATACTCAGAGAGCCATGAACATTTCACTGCTCTCTCTCTCCTTCCTCCTCATCATCTTCTTGGGCACTGTCTCCGCCAGGAGCAGGGGACAGTCTGAACATGGCTTTAGCCAAAAAGACCAGGCACAGTGCCAACTTCAGAGGCTCAATGCCCAAGAACCCACCTTTAGAATCCAGGCCGAGGCCGGCGAGTCCCAGATCTGGGACTGGAAGGATGATCAGTTCCGCTGCGCCGGAGTTGTCGCCGCCAGGCATACTATTAACCCACGTGGACTCTTCCTGCCTTCTTACTCCAACGCCCCTCTCCTCATGTACATTGTCAAAGGTAACGGTATGTCTGGAGTTTTGATGCCTGGATGCCCAGAGACATTCCAATCATCTCAGGAATCCCAGCAGCAGGATGATGAGAAATCCACTAGGTTCCACGACCAGCACCAGAAGATCCGACGATTCCGACAAGGAGACGTCATTGCCATCGGCGCCGGCTGGACCCACTGGTGCTACAACGACGGTAACGAGGATGTGGTAGCCATAGTCGTTGAGGATACCGGCAATAACCTAAATCAGCTCGACCAAAACCCACGCGTAAGACAGACGTCGGACAGAACATAATTTATTCTAgatagataaaaattaattagtatatctatgtatgtatgtatgcaGAAATTCTTCCTCGCTGGAAACCCACAACAAGGATTCGGAGGGGCAGAACAACAGGGGAGAGAAAAATACTACCAGGCCCACCAGAAAGGCGAGAAGCAGAACGCCGGCAACGTCTTCCATGGAATCGAGGAGGAACTTCTGGTTCAGATTTTCGGAATAGACAGAGAGACAGCCAGGAAGCTTCGCGGAGAAGACGATAAGAGAGGTCACATTGTCCGCGTGGAACAGGGCTTTCAAGTCATCAGCCCACCATCGAGGAGGGAGGAGCAAGAAAGAAGATTCGACAACAACGGCTTGGAAGAAACCGTTTGCTCTACCAAGTTAATCGAGAACATCAACGACCCTTCCCGCGCCGATATCTTCAACCCACAGGCCGGCAGGTTCAATACCCTAACCAGCTACGACCTACCCATTCTCAAATCCTTGAAATTAAGCGCAGAGAGAGGGGTTCTTTACAGGGTAAgtatactatttatttatttatttatttattgaatcgcctaaactaaactaaatgATAAATCTAACTATTTGACTACAACAGAACGCACTGGTGAGTCCTCACTATAAGCTAAACGCACACAGCATTCTATACTGTACGAGAGGAGACGCTAAGATTCAGATAACTGACCAGAGCGGCAGCTGCGTGTTCGATGAGGTGGTCCGTGAAGGACAGATGGTGGTGGTCCCGCAGAACTTCGTGATGGTTAAACAAGCCGGTGAACAGGGATTCGAATGGGTTGCCTTCAGGACCAATGACGTCGCCATGCAAGGAACCCTAGCAGGACGGACGTCGGCCCTTCGCGGCCTTCCCGCCGACGTGATTGCGGCTTCTTACCGTGTTTCAAGGGAACAAGCCATGAGGTTGAAGACCAACCGGGAGGAGACTTTGATGTTTGAGTCCAGGTCCCGTTCCCCCAGAGTGGCGGCGGCTTAATTAAATCCTAGTACTTAAACTACgtaccaaataaataaataaataaataatatagatcGAGCACATAAAAGGATTTTCagcattatttttcaattttagctTCCTTTttatgagatgagatgagatatCATTGAGTTAGATGATAaataacactttgaagaagagGTATTAATTTGCTCTTAAGATATATTTTGAGGATCGTGTTCTTAATTACTTGTTTTTGTCTTTCTCAGAGCTGCATACAACTCATCTGTCTCTTCCAGTCTTCCTATAACCCTTATTAATTAGCATAACAGAAGATTTCCCATTTTAGAAGATTATAGAGTAAGACATTAACTATTTTTTGTCACATTAAAGGAGaggttcaaatttattttagaagcCCAAAAGAGTAAAACTTTCTTTCcctttactttattttagaTTACGAGGTTAAGaagcatatttttttttttttttttttttgagttttacaatgtaaaactaattaagtttaattaagtTTGACGGTAAAGCTAAACAAAGCTACCATCATTTTgactctttaaataaaatatattaattattttatttataaatttatttgtaatatatttaaattaatttgtatgaattattttataatttatataattatatatatatatatataaatatattaaaaaaaattatatttaaaaaattttgtaaaaaaatatttttcaatttatttataagatatttaaatgaatttattttaattatattaattattttaattattttatataattatattatatatatatatatatatatatatatatatatatatatatatatatatatatatatatatatatatatatatatatatatatatatatatatatatatatatatatataacaacatattcaaaaatttctataattataatatttaaataacaaaattaataataaaaaaaactcaaataatattataacttaccTCATCTTATCACACTCTACACTATTCATTCCAATGTTTGTATGTTATAAAccttctaaattttttttatttttatttaagttctagaatttatgattattttttataatgaaactCGAATTTTGAAGTTTTAACAACTCACTAtcataatttaactatttaagattattaaaaaaaaaaccatacttagtataactttatattatttttgttttattaatatttaatcatgtttgtaaattaaataatatttataaacattttggacttatttttttaattaaatacttttttatgtatgcattttaatttatcaagaaAATGGTTTTACTGACTAAACACGGGTGTGATCAAGAAAAGATTTGAACAAAttcaaaaagttataaattttgtatttatttttttagcttctaaataataattttgtaaatggtGTACCAATTTGAATGTTagagtaattaaaaaaaattgaaaacagaGAATTTCTTGTTTAATCCCATGtgataaattagtttaaaaaatattacattaaggTAAGACATTCTTTATTTCgtttagaaaaaaatctcaaattattaaaattgtgataattCAAGTTGTGCAATTTAAAGTTTCAAACCCAATAAAACAATCCAATTTCGAACATCAAATATCATTATaccattttatttaagaatgATAATTAAACTTAACGAAAAAATCAACGAAAGCAAGTTCACGAATCTGACGTGGCCTGCCAAGTTGTCCCCACGTCTCGAAACTGCTTATTTTGGGTCCCTAAATGCTAATTTCGAATCCCGAAAATGCTCATTTCGAGTCCCGAAAAagcttatttcgggtcccgaaacagtTATTTTGGGTCCTGAAACGATCATTTCAGGTCTCGAAACGGTTCTTTGGGTATCGAAACGATCATTTCGGgaccaaaatttatttcttcTCGAAATGACCGTTTCGAGACCCGTGATGACCGTTTTGGGACAGTTTTAAGATTTTCTTTCTCTTACCCAAATGACGTGCCACGTTTATTCGTTGAATTGCTTTCACTGATTCTTGattgagtttattattatttttatttaaataatagaaataaaataaatataataataaataaataatgaattgaaCAAATTTATATCTGAGTTGGACTACCTAAAACTTGgagaataaaagaaatataaagagTTTTGATTGCTGAATGGgctgaaaatttaaaaaaaaaaaatttgggaaAAATGGAT is drawn from Impatiens glandulifera chromosome 3, dImpGla2.1, whole genome shotgun sequence and contains these coding sequences:
- the LOC124930504 gene encoding 11S globulin seed storage protein 1-like, yielding MNISLLSLSFLLIIFLGTVSARSRGQSEHGFSQKDQAQCQLQRLNAQEPTFRIQAEAGESQIWDWKDDQFRCAGVVAARHTINPRGLFLPSYSNAPLLMYIVKGNGMSGVLMPGCPETFQSSQESQQQDDEKSTRFHDQHQKIRRFRQGDVIAIGAGWTHWCYNDGNEDVVAIVVEDTGNNLNQLDQNPRKFFLAGNPQQGFGGAEQQGREKYYQAHQKGEKQNAGNVFHGIEEELLVQIFGIDRETARKLRGEDDKRGHIVRVEQGFQVISPPSRREEQERRFDNNGLEETVCSTKLIENINDPSRADIFNPQAGRFNTLTSYDLPILKSLKLSAERGVLYRNALVSPHYKLNAHSILYCTRGDAKIQITDQSGSCVFDEVVREGQMVVVPQNFVMVKQAGEQGFEWVAFRTNDVAMQGTLAGRTSALRGLPADVIAASYRVSREQAMRLKTNREETLMFESRSRSPRVAAA